Genomic window (Thomasclavelia spiroformis DSM 1552):
AATCGCAATCGCAAAACAATTATCTTTTTTAGATAACTTATTAATAGTATTATCACTTTCAATCAAATCAATCTTATTTCTTTTACATAAATCATCAATAATACCAATACCTTTATTTTTATAAGAATTACTTTTAATATATACTCTTAATACTAAATCAGGCTTATTTTTTAATAACTCAATGGTTTCAAACACCCCTAAAGTATAAGTATATTCAAAACTTTTATGATATGCTTTAATCTTCATAATTCAATCCCTTTAACAAATCAATCTGTTTCTTTAAATCTTGCTTTAACATTTCAAAATGTTGACGATCATAATCAACACCTTGATCAATCAATTCCAATAACTCATCATATTTATGATAAGCTAGTTCAAATTGTGAAATTTGGATTTCAAAATCCATTTCTCGTTGCCCACTTGCAACAATTTCATTAATCTCTTTGTATTTTGCTTTAAATAACTCATCTAAATCAACTTGTTTCTTCTTTCTAAAAAAAACCATCTTTACCTCCTAATTAAAATAATCTAATAATGAAAAAGGGATAACTTTAGGTGGATTTAAAGTATGTTCTCCAACTATTTTTTCCATCCATATCATATCATACCACTTATCAAACTTATAACCACATTGATGAAAATAAGCAACTTCTAAATAACCCATTTTCTTATGAAAAATAACACTTCCCTCATCAGGAATAGCAATACAAGCATTCATATTTAAAATATTTTGTAACTTAGTTATCTTTTCTAATTCATCATACAACAATTTACCAATTCCTAAGCCACGATAGTTCATATCAATATAAATAGATGTTTCAACAGCCCAATCATATGCTGCTCGATTTTTAAATGCTGAGGTATAAGCATACCCTACAATTAAATCATCTTTTTTAGCCACTAGATACGGATATTTAATTAGCGTATTTTCAATTCTTTGTTCAAACTCTTCTACTGTAGGAATAGTATATTCAAATGTAATTGCAGTATTTAAAATGTAAGGTGTATAAATGTCAAGTAGTCTTCTGGCATCTTCTTTTTTAGCCGGTTCTATCTTTATCTCCATAAACATCTCCTTATCCGCCTTAAAATTACATATCATAAATAAAAAACTAATTTTATATTAATATTATCTCTTTCAAGATAATATTATACCATATTTTATATTAATATTATCTCTTTCAAGATAATATTATACCATATTTTATATTTATGTTATAATAGCTTCGAGGTGAAATTATGCATAAATTAGCATGTCCAAAATGTCATAAACCAATCGTACAAGTAAATAATTCATATAAATGTGAAAATAATCATTGTTATGATATTGCTAAAAGTAAATATCTAAATTTACTTTTAAATCCTGATAAAGCAACAAATAACCCAGGTGATAGTAAAGAAAGTCTTATTGCAAGAAAAGCATATCTAACAAAAGGTTATTATGATATCATCCTAGAAAATGTAATTAATTGTATTAAAAAATATCGTAATAATAACTCTTTAGATATTCTAGATTTAGGTTGTGGTGAAGGATATTATACAAAAAGTTTAAAAGAAGCATTTAAGAAAGATAATATTTATGGCTTAGATATTTCAAAAGAAGCAATAAATATGGCAACTAAATATACAAAAGAAGTATATTGGTTAGTTGGTAATAGTAAAAATTTACCAATCATTGATCATTCTTTAGATTTTATTACTGCATTATTTACCGTAGTTAATCTTGATGAATTAAAAAGAACATTAAAACCTGGTGGCTATGTAATCCACGTTACTGCTAATCCTAATCATTTAATTGAAATCAAGCATTTAATTTATGATGAAATTAAAGTTAAGAGTGATAAATATATTAGACTAGATTTAGAAAAAGTGGAAAGTTATGATCTTGTACAACAAATAAAAATCGATAATCGTGAAGATGCTTTAAATCTTCTTAAAATGACACCACATTATTACCATATCAAAAAAGAAAAACGTCATGTTTTAGAAACATTACAAAATTTAAATGTTACAATTGATGTTAAATTCACTATTTATCGTACAGAAAAAAGCTAATTAAATTCAATGTCATTAAGTTAAGGTTTTAATGGCATTCGAGGGTTATATTGCAAATATACCCTCTCTTTTTTATGAGATTTTTTATCATTTTTAAAAAAGAAAAGTATTGACATTACAATGATAGTGTGCGGCCTATTATCAATTTTCTATTGATAATAGGCCTATTGTTTATAGGTATATGTTGGAGGTACTTGAACATGAATAACTATAAACATCTTAAAAACGTTCTTTTTCACAATATCAAAAATCTTTTTGATGTCTGCTCTATCTTCTGTGTCAATCCTGATACTGATTTCACCAGAAACAGAAAGCTTGACTTTGAAACAACCATGAAGATTGTCCTTTGTATGGGTGCTTCTCCTATCAAGGATGAGCTTCTTAAATTCAATGACTTTTCTATTGCTACACCTTCTGCTTCTGCCTTTGTTCAGGCCAGAAGCAAGATTAAGCCTGAAGCATTCAGGACTTTGTTTGATGGCTTCAACAAAAAGACATTCAAGAAAAAGTTATATCATGGCTATAGGCTATTGGCCATCGATGGCAGTGAACTGCCTATTGATAATACCATCTTTGATGATGAAACAACGGTATTAAGACATGGCACTCTTGCAAAGCCTTTTTCTGCCTATCACTTAAATGCGAGTTATGATCTGATGGAACGTACCTATGATGACATTATCATACAGGGCGAAGCTAAAAGGGATGAACATGGTGCCTTCTGTCAGCTTGTTGACAGATATGATGGTCAAAAGGCCATCTTCATTGCCGATAGAGGCTATGAATCCTACAATGGTTTTGAACATGTTGTACACTCAGGACATAAATATTTGATTCGTGTCAGGGATATCGAATCTCAATCAAGTATCACAAAATCACTTGGTCCATTTCCTGATGGTGAATTTGATGTTGATGTGTCTAGAATGCTGACCTTGAAACAAACAAAAATGACGAAAGCTTGTCCTGATATATATAAATTTGTCCCTAAGAATATGAGATTTGATTTTATGAACAAGCAAAATCCTTGGTATGAGTTCAACTGCAGAGTCGTGAGATTCAAAATTACCGAAAACACCTATGAAACTGTCATTACCAATCTGAGCAGAGAGGAATTCTTAATGGAAGAAATCAGTGAAATATACGATATGAGATGGGGAGAGGAAACTTCATTTCGAGAACTCAAGTATGCCATTGGACTCAATGCACTGCATGCCAAAAAAAGAGAACTGATACAGCAGGAAATCTATGCACGTATGCTTATGTATAATTTTTGTCAAAGGATTGTTCAGGAAATAAAAATCCCTAAAAAGGACAAGATTAAATATACATATCAGGTTAATTTCACAAGATCTGTACATATCATCAGAGAGTTTTTAAGAAAAAAAGGTGGAAAGAATCCACCTGTAGAGCATCTGATAGCTAAAGAGATCCTGCCGATCCGCCCTGGCAGAAAATACAAGCGACATGTCAGGCCAAAGACTGTCGTATACTTTAACTATAGATATAACTAACATAGTTTATTATATACCTTGACAGATGTAGTTTCAAGACTACACTTTTTTAGCTTGAATAAATATTAAAAACCAGGAAAAATATATTTTCATATAATTCCTGGTTAAATATTGTCATCTTAACTTAATGATATTGGATTACGAAATCTCTTTTTATGTTTATTGAAATGAATTTAAAAGTTGATAGATGAAGAAATTGAAGCTTAAAAAGTTATGGGATTTGTTTTATTGGTAGATAATAATGTTTTTAAAAATGATTTTAAAGATTATATATATAATAATTTATTTATGTTTATTTTGTGTAAAAATAAAGTACACTTATTGCTAGATTATGTTATTTATGTAATAATATCCATACTGATAGCTTTGATAACGCTATCAATTCGAAAGGAAGGAAAAGGATATAGATTATGAAGGACGTAAAAATTAAAGTAGCCAATGCCTTACTAGTTGGAGGAATGGTATTAAGTACTGTTTCACCACAACTATTAGGGGTTCAGGCTCGAAATGATGCAGCTGCGTTACTTGATACTGAACCGGGAACAACTGATTTAGTTAACCTTGCTAAGGGTAAAACAGCAACTGCTAGTGAAGAAGAGTCGGGAACAGAATTTAAAGCTACTAAAGCGGTTGATGGAATTGTCAATCGTGATGCAGAAAATAAAGCAGATCAATCTCGTTGGGGAACTAGTCAACTTAATGGGACTGAAGAAGCTTGGTTGAAAGTTGATTTAGGTGAAACTAAAACTTTCCAATCATTTGTAATTGCATGGGAAAGACAAAATATTACCGAATATCAAATTCAAACATCAAATACTGGTGATGGTGATTGGGAAACAGTTTACACTAAAGATGGTAATGGAGAAATTTCTGATGTAGTAGAAACAATCCATTTAGATGAAGCTGTAACTGCTCAATATGTACGTTTACTAGTTACTGGATACAATGGTAAATATGTTGACGGCAATCCAGATGCTGATTGGAAATCAGTTTCAGTATATGAATTCCAAGTATATGAAAATGATATTCCAGATGATTTATTGCCAGATGAAAACTACAATCGTGAAGGAAAAGCAACAGCTAGTAATTCTGAAAGTGGAACATCATTTACACCAGATAAAGCTATTGATGGAAATACTAAAGATAAAGCTTCACGTTGGGCAACTGATACTAATTCTAGTAATTTAGCTCGAACATTGACAATTGAGTTACCAGTAAGTCAACGAGTAAGGTCTTTCAAGATTTTTTGGGAAAGAGCAAATATTGAACAATATACGATTTCAGTATCTAATGATGGCACAAGTTATGAAGATGTCTATACAAGTAGTGAAGCTGTAAGTGAAACTGAAGAAGTTATTACTTTAGATAAAGCTGTATGGGCAAAATATGTTAAGTTAAATGTTACTAAATATAATGGTGGTAACAATAATTGGCCAAATGTTTCATTGTATGAATTTGAAGCATATGCAAATGTGCCAAAAGTTGAAAGTCCAGATATTGAACCTGATGATACAGCAAAAGAAGCTGCTGCTAAGTTAAAAACAGCACCTACTTTTAATGAAGATCAAACAGCTTTAGTTTTACCAGAAGTTCCAGAAGGATTTAAGGTTGAATTTTTAGCTGATTTAGAACAAATCGTTGCAAAAGATGGTAAGATTTATCAACCATTAACAGATACAGCAATAAAAGGAATTTATAAAATTACAAAAGGTGAAGAAACTGCTGAATCTACAACAGAATTAGCGCTTACAATTCCAGGTATTCATGAAACAGCTGGAGAAAATACAAAACCAACTGTAATTCCTGAACTAGCTGAATGGCATGGAGAATCTGGTGACTTTAAAGTAAAAGCAAGTACACGTTTAGTAATTGATGCTAGTGCTAAAGATATTGCTACTAAAGCCGCACAAGCTTTCCAAGCTGATTATAAAGAAGCTAGCGGTAAAGAA
Coding sequences:
- a CDS encoding IS4 family transposase, whose translation is MNNYKHLKNVLFHNIKNLFDVCSIFCVNPDTDFTRNRKLDFETTMKIVLCMGASPIKDELLKFNDFSIATPSASAFVQARSKIKPEAFRTLFDGFNKKTFKKKLYHGYRLLAIDGSELPIDNTIFDDETTVLRHGTLAKPFSAYHLNASYDLMERTYDDIIIQGEAKRDEHGAFCQLVDRYDGQKAIFIADRGYESYNGFEHVVHSGHKYLIRVRDIESQSSITKSLGPFPDGEFDVDVSRMLTLKQTKMTKACPDIYKFVPKNMRFDFMNKQNPWYEFNCRVVRFKITENTYETVITNLSREEFLMEEISEIYDMRWGEETSFRELKYAIGLNALHAKKRELIQQEIYARMLMYNFCQRIVQEIKIPKKDKIKYTYQVNFTRSVHIIREFLRKKGGKNPPVEHLIAKEILPIRPGRKYKRHVRPKTVVYFNYRYN
- a CDS encoding methyltransferase domain-containing protein; the protein is MHKLACPKCHKPIVQVNNSYKCENNHCYDIAKSKYLNLLLNPDKATNNPGDSKESLIARKAYLTKGYYDIILENVINCIKKYRNNNSLDILDLGCGEGYYTKSLKEAFKKDNIYGLDISKEAINMATKYTKEVYWLVGNSKNLPIIDHSLDFITALFTVVNLDELKRTLKPGGYVIHVTANPNHLIEIKHLIYDEIKVKSDKYIRLDLEKVESYDLVQQIKIDNREDALNLLKMTPHYYHIKKEKRHVLETLQNLNVTIDVKFTIYRTEKS
- a CDS encoding GNAT family N-acetyltransferase gives rise to the protein MEIKIEPAKKEDARRLLDIYTPYILNTAITFEYTIPTVEEFEQRIENTLIKYPYLVAKKDDLIVGYAYTSAFKNRAAYDWAVETSIYIDMNYRGLGIGKLLYDELEKITKLQNILNMNACIAIPDEGSVIFHKKMGYLEVAYFHQCGYKFDKWYDMIWMEKIVGEHTLNPPKVIPFSLLDYFN